A window from Streptomyces subrutilus encodes these proteins:
- a CDS encoding protein kinase domain-containing protein, which translates to MSQDGTQGQYAGGSLAGGRYQLRDLLGAGGMASVYLAYDSALDRQVAIKTLHSDLGREQSFRERFRREAQAVAKLSHTNIVSVFDTGEGEVAFAGSAAGGAVMPYIVMEYVEGMPLGSVLEADVRQYGAMPADKALKVTADVLAALETSHEMGLVHRDIKPGNVMVNKRGVVKVMDFGIARAMQSGVTSMTQTGMVVGTPQYLSPEQALGRGVDARSDLYSVGIMLFQLLTGRLPFDADSPLAIAYAHVQEEPVAPSSVNRSVTPAMDALVARALKKNPNERFPTAAAMGDEVARVLGSGRAAAPAIVPGATAGGSGAGVSSAVFPPVDAGYSAPPQHAVQQPYPAQHTPAPSPYAPRHTPAPQAHAQGGYAYPHAPAPGPQQSYGPQTPAPYTVSPVTGSRGPAGGSGGRRNVPVVVGAIAVALLAIGGLVAVLTNRGGEEPDAKGGSPETSASAPASAAAPARAGFKGPDVSRTIDPAKCKEPTKHYSEAGKYLAPDLKYKNLRSVKECIQASGGKYKIVEKDEAVFGKDTVLSQNPNAGDKIDKEGTEYTLTVSTGYPE; encoded by the coding sequence ATGAGCCAGGACGGCACTCAGGGCCAGTACGCGGGCGGCTCGCTTGCCGGTGGCCGTTACCAGCTGCGGGACCTGCTCGGCGCGGGCGGCATGGCCTCCGTGTACCTCGCGTACGACTCGGCGCTCGACCGCCAGGTCGCCATCAAGACGCTGCACAGCGACCTCGGGAGGGAGCAGTCCTTCCGCGAACGCTTCCGGCGCGAGGCCCAGGCTGTAGCCAAACTGTCGCACACGAACATCGTCTCGGTGTTCGACACGGGCGAGGGCGAAGTGGCCTTCGCCGGCTCCGCGGCCGGCGGGGCGGTGATGCCGTACATCGTCATGGAGTACGTGGAGGGCATGCCGCTCGGCTCGGTGCTGGAGGCGGACGTACGGCAGTACGGGGCGATGCCGGCGGACAAGGCGCTGAAGGTGACGGCCGACGTGCTGGCCGCGCTGGAGACCAGCCACGAGATGGGGCTGGTCCACCGCGACATCAAGCCCGGCAACGTCATGGTGAACAAGCGCGGCGTGGTCAAGGTGATGGACTTCGGCATCGCCCGGGCCATGCAGTCGGGCGTCACCTCGATGACGCAGACCGGCATGGTCGTCGGCACCCCGCAGTACCTCTCCCCCGAGCAGGCGCTGGGGCGCGGCGTCGACGCCCGCTCCGACCTCTACTCGGTCGGCATCATGCTGTTCCAACTGCTGACCGGGCGGCTCCCCTTCGACGCCGACTCTCCGCTGGCCATCGCCTACGCGCACGTGCAGGAGGAGCCGGTCGCCCCGTCCTCCGTGAACCGCTCGGTGACCCCGGCGATGGACGCGCTGGTCGCGCGCGCGCTGAAGAAGAACCCGAACGAGCGCTTCCCCACCGCCGCGGCCATGGGCGACGAGGTGGCCCGGGTGCTGGGCTCGGGGCGCGCCGCGGCGCCCGCGATCGTGCCGGGCGCGACCGCGGGCGGCAGCGGCGCGGGCGTCTCCTCGGCGGTGTTCCCGCCGGTGGACGCGGGGTACTCGGCGCCGCCGCAGCACGCGGTGCAGCAGCCGTACCCGGCGCAGCACACGCCGGCGCCGTCCCCGTACGCCCCCCGGCACACGCCCGCCCCGCAGGCGCACGCCCAGGGCGGGTACGCCTACCCGCACGCCCCGGCGCCCGGGCCGCAGCAGTCGTACGGGCCCCAGACCCCGGCGCCGTACACGGTCTCCCCCGTGACGGGCTCCCGGGGCCCGGCGGGCGGGTCCGGCGGGCGGCGGAACGTTCCGGTGGTCGTGGGCGCGATCGCGGTGGCGCTGCTGGCCATCGGCGGCCTGGTGGCGGTGCTCACCAACCGCGGCGGGGAGGAGCCCGACGCGAAGGGCGGCTCGCCGGAGACCTCGGCGTCCGCGCCCGCGTCGGCGGCCGCGCCGGCCAGGGCCGGGTTCAAGGGGCCGGACGTCTCGCGCACGATCGACCCGGCCAAGTGCAAGGAGCCGACGAAGCACTACAGCGAGGCCGGCAAGTACCTGGCCCCGGACCTGAAGTACAAGAACCTGCGGTCCGTGAAGGAGTGCATCCAGGCCTCGGGCGGCAAGTACAAGATCGTGGAGAAGGACGAGGCGGTGTTCGGCAAGGACACCGTGCTCTCGCAGAACCCGAACGCCGGCGACAAGATCGACAAGGAGGGCACGGAGTACACGCTGACCGTGTCCACCGGCTACCCGGAGTAG
- a CDS encoding PadR family transcriptional regulator, whose protein sequence is MSIRHGLLALLERGPRYGSQLRTEFESRTGSTWPLNVGQVYTTLARLERDGLVAPGGEDPAGHTLYAITDTGRAELRAWYERPVDRAHPPRDELSIKLAMAVGAPGVDIRAVIQSQRHATIRAMQDYTRLKARALAAVEGGRAGERDDVAWLLVLEQLIFQTEAEARWLDHCEARLVRLSLPADGRAAAPGAPQAPRNPAGTAADPTAPHTAASAGNTAAAPTTTATTTPRTARTRRG, encoded by the coding sequence ATGTCGATCCGTCACGGCCTGCTCGCCCTGCTGGAACGGGGCCCCCGCTACGGCTCCCAGCTGCGCACCGAATTCGAATCCCGCACCGGCTCCACCTGGCCCCTGAACGTCGGGCAGGTGTACACGACCCTCGCCCGACTGGAGCGGGACGGACTGGTCGCCCCCGGCGGCGAGGACCCGGCCGGGCACACCCTCTACGCCATCACCGACACCGGGCGCGCCGAACTGCGCGCGTGGTACGAACGCCCCGTCGACCGCGCCCACCCGCCGCGCGACGAGCTCTCCATCAAGCTCGCCATGGCCGTGGGCGCCCCCGGCGTGGACATCCGCGCCGTCATCCAGTCCCAACGGCACGCCACGATCAGGGCGATGCAGGACTACACCCGGCTCAAGGCCCGGGCCCTCGCCGCCGTGGAGGGCGGCCGCGCCGGGGAACGGGACGACGTGGCCTGGCTGCTCGTCCTGGAGCAGCTCATCTTCCAGACCGAGGCCGAGGCCCGCTGGCTCGACCACTGCGAAGCCCGGCTCGTCCGGCTCTCCCTCCCGGCCGACGGGAGGGCCGCGGCGCCCGGAGCACCACAGGCCCCGCGGAACCCCGCCGGCACGGCCGCGGACCCCACCGCCCCGCACACCGCCGCGAGCGCCGGGAACACGGCAGCCGCCCCGACCACCACCGCCACGACGACGCCCCGCACCGCCCGCACGCGGCGGGGCTGA
- a CDS encoding ABC transporter ATP-binding protein, whose product MPDQHQSPPPVLQLDRLVRTHGSGATEVHALRGVDLSVHPGELVAVMGPSGSGKSTLLTLAGGLDTPTSGRVLVEGTDMTAASRKELAALRRRSIGYVFQDYNLIPALTAAENVALPRELDGTSARKARVCALAALEEMGLGPLADRFPDEMSGGQQQRVAIARALVGDRRLVLADEPTGALDSETGESVLALLRSRCDAGAAGVLVTHEPRFAAWADRVVFLRDGSVVDETLRSHADSLLSGRAGGQ is encoded by the coding sequence ATGCCCGACCAGCACCAGTCCCCGCCGCCCGTGCTCCAGTTGGACCGACTGGTCCGCACACACGGCAGCGGCGCCACCGAGGTGCACGCCCTGCGCGGCGTCGACCTCTCCGTCCATCCCGGCGAACTCGTCGCCGTCATGGGCCCGTCCGGCTCCGGCAAGTCCACGCTCCTCACCCTCGCCGGCGGACTCGACACCCCGACCAGCGGCCGGGTCCTCGTCGAGGGCACCGACATGACGGCGGCCAGCCGCAAAGAACTCGCCGCCCTGCGCCGCCGCAGCATCGGGTACGTCTTCCAGGACTACAACCTGATACCGGCCCTGACCGCCGCCGAGAACGTGGCGCTGCCCCGCGAACTCGACGGCACCTCGGCCCGCAAGGCCCGCGTCTGCGCGCTCGCCGCGCTGGAGGAGATGGGCCTGGGCCCGCTCGCCGACCGCTTCCCCGACGAGATGTCCGGCGGTCAGCAGCAGCGCGTGGCCATCGCCCGCGCCCTGGTCGGCGACCGGCGTCTGGTCCTCGCCGACGAACCCACCGGCGCGCTCGACTCCGAGACCGGCGAATCGGTCCTCGCCCTGCTGCGTTCCCGCTGCGACGCGGGCGCGGCCGGCGTCCTCGTCACCCACGAACCCCGTTTCGCCGCCTGGGCGGACCGCGTGGTCTTCCTGCGCGACGGCAGCGTCGTCGACGAGACGCTGCGCAGCCACGCCGACTCGCTGCTCTCCGGGCGGGCGGGCGGACAGTGA